Sequence from the bacterium genome:
GGCTGGGCGGCTCCTCAACCGTGCGAGGGGGGGCGGGGTTCTCTTGGATGTCGTTTCGTTACCCTGTGCCGCGGCTGGGGCGGCTCGTGGAGGGGTGCGCCCGCTGCAGTGAGGAGCAGCTGGGTCTTGGGGGAGAGCGGACGACGGGCGACCCGTGCCCTGGCTTGGGTTCGCGGCGACCACATCGTCGATTCCAGGGAGCGCCGCGTGCGAGCGGTGCTCCTGTTTGTGCTCGTAGCGGTCATCGTCCACCTGGTGACGGGTGACAACTGGCCGGCCCTGCGAAGCTGGTACCAGCCTCTGAGTTAGCCTCGACAGGAGGCTGGTACCAGCTTCGCAGGGCCGGCCACCTGGATGCGAAGAGCCGCCAGACGCTGTTCCGCTACGACGATCTCGACCGTCTCATCGAAGTGGAGCAGGTTGCCGAGGGCCTGACGACCGCCTTCCGCTACGACGCGGCAGGCAACGTGACGAAGGTCACGGACCCCCTGCTGCAAGACACCGTATACGCGTACGATGCTCTCTCGAGGCTCACGTCGGTGACGCAGTCGCTCTCCCAGGAGGTGACGTACGCCTACGAC
This genomic interval carries:
- a CDS encoding RHS repeat protein, which encodes MEQVAEGLTTAFRYDAAGNVTKVTDPLLQDTVYAYDALSRLTSVTQSLSQEVTYAYD